AATTTAGCAGCTCGCCTTTGGGTTTGGTAAAAAATTTAAGTAGTGGCTTTGCTTGATCGTTGTAAAAAGTTTTCATTTTGGGGTAAATTCCACTAGCCCCAAAGCTAGCGGATCAAATTTAGATTTTTTTGTAAGGTGCTTGACCGACTTCGTAGAAGTTATTGCCCTCGCAGTCGATAGCGACTATCGCTGGGAAGTCCTCTACTGTGAGCCTTGCGACTGCCTCTGGTCCTAGCTCTGGGTATGCCAAGACTTCATATTTTTTGATACTTTGGCTAATGACCGCTCCGATACCGCCGATAGCGACCATATAAACACAGCATGATTTTTTCATCGCATCGACAACTGCGTCGTTTCGGTAGCCCTTGCCGATCATGCCATTTATGCCAACTTTGTTTATCATAGTTGGTGTGTATTTGTCCATTCTGCCGCTTGTTGTTGGACCTGCTGCGCCGATAGCTTGGTTTGGTTTAGCTGGTGTTGGTCCGACGTAGTAGATAGTCTCGCCCTTTAGCTCAACTGGTAGCTTCTCGCCACGTGCTAGAGCCTCTGTTAGTGCCTTGTGAGCGGCGTCACGAGCAGCGATGATAGTACCTGAGATTAGGACATTGTCGCCTGCTTTTAGGCTTTTTACCACCTCTTTATCAAATGGTGCTGTTATTCTTTTTACTTCTGACATGTTATCTCCTTAAAGCTCGGCGTCTGCGTGGCGTGCAGCGTGGCAGTTGATATTTATGGCTACTGGTAGGCCTGCGATGTGAGTTGGATACCACTCGACATTTACTTTTATAGCAGTTGTATCGCCACCAAGCCCTTGAGGTCCGACGCCTGTTTTGCTAGCAAGCTCAAGAAGCTCATCTTCGAGTTTTGCATATCTAGCATCGGCATTTTTGCTATCTACTGGACGAACTGCAGCTTGTTTGGCTAGAAGCGCAGCTTTATCCATAGTGCCGCCTATGCCAACGCCTATTGTCATTGGAGGGCAAGCGTTTGGTCCAGCGTATTTTACAGCCTCTAAAAACACCTTTTTAACGCCCTCTATGCCATCAGCTGGCACAAGCATTTTTAAAACTGACTTGTTCTCGCTACCAAAGCCTTTTGGCGCTACTTTGATCTTAAATTTATCGCCTGGGACGATCCTAGTGTGGATGACCGCTGGAGTGTTGTTTGTAGTGTTTTTTCTCTCAAAAAGCGGCTCAGCAACGACTGATTTTCTAAGATAGCCCTCGGTGTAGCCCTTCGCAACGCCCTCATTTATCGCATCTTCGATGTAACCGCCTTCTATATGCACGTCCTGACCGATCTCGACAAAGACAACCGTCATACCTGTATCTTGACAAATAGGCGCAACGCCCTCTTCTGCTAGCTTGGCATTTTGCAAGATTTTGCCCAAGATATCTTTACCTAGAGATGAGCTCTCAGTGGTTTGAGCTTTTGTAAAAGCAGCCTTTAGATCTGGTGTAACGACGTAACAGGCTTGTTTGCAAAGCTTAGCAACAGTCTCTTTTATATCTTTTACGTTTACCGTTCTCATTTATCCTCCTCGTAAAAAACAATTTTTAATTATATAAATTATATGTAAAATTTAAGATTAAATTACAATATTAAATTTAATTGCCCAACCTCGGTGTTTAAATACTCTTAAGCAACTTTGGATAAACTACAACAAACTTAAATTTCAAAGGAAAAGTTATGAATTCGTTAGTCATCGTGATACTTGTTGTCGCAGTCATTTTTGTCTTTTTCATCAGCCTTTACAACTCACTTGTTGCAAAGCAAAACCAAGTAAAAAGCGTGGAGGCTGGCATCGACGCGCAGCTAAAAAGAAGATATGACCTCATACCAAATTTAGTAGCCACTGCAAAAGAGTACATGGTGCACGAAAAAAGCTTGCTAGAAAACATCACTGCCCTTAGAGAAAGCGCTAGAAGTGCATCAACAAATGAGGAGAAATTTGAGCTAAATAACAAAATTTCAGGCTTGCTAAATGGCCTTAGAGTGAGCGTAGAAAACTATCCTGATCTAAAAGCAAATCAAAATTTACTTCACATCCAAAGCACACTAAATGAGGTTGAAGAGCAAATTTCAGCTGCGCGCCGTGCCTACAACTCAGCCGTTGAAATTTACAATAACGCCACACAGATGTTTCCTTCAAACATCGTAGCTTCAATGTTTGGCTTTCACAAAGATGTATTTTTTGACATCCCTGAAAATGAAGCAGCTGCTCCAAACGTCGGTGATCTTTTTAAAAAATAAGGCATAAAAAATGCAAGCAGACGAACTAAAAGGCATCGATCTAAGCGATCTTGACGAGCTTGAAAAAGAGCGCCTTGCCATGGGGCAAAAAGCCTTTAAAATGATCGTTTATGGCTTTCTTGGCATCATAGTTGCAACTGGTTTTTTAGCATCATTGCACCTTGGAAATTTATTTTTCTTTTTGCTAATTGGCGGAGTTTTTTATCTTAGCAAGACGATAAATGGGCTAAAAAACGAGCTTGTAGCAAAATTTAAACAAAAAGTAGTTGGCGTCATCGTAAAAAACTATGGTCTAAATTTCAGCGCAAATGGCGGACTAAGTTTGAACGATTTTTTAAAAATTTATGACGCTGATGTAAATAGACACTACGCAGAAGATATGATCTACGGACAGATCGATAACACGCAGTTTAAGCTTTGCGATTTTTATGCGGCAAAAGAAGTAAAAGGTGAAAAAAACACCACTACAACGGTGAAATTTCAAGGCATTTTGCTAAAGGCTGAGTTTAAAAAAGAGCTAAACGCCACGATCTATGTCTGTGACAAAAAGCGAACATCTGATCTAAGAAGCGATGGCGAGCAAGCGACGATGGACAACCCTAAATTTAACGAGCTCTTTAAGACCTACACGACCGATCAGATCGCTGCTAGATACGCTCTAACGCCAAAGCTGATGGAAAATTTAAGCAGATTAAGAACTAAATTTAACGCCCCGCTCTCGGCAGTGTTTTTAAAAAATGAAATTTATATAGCGATCGACCTGAGAAAAGACAGCTTTGAGCCTGATCTTAAAAAGCCGATAAACAGCAACGAGAGCGTGCAAAACTACATCTCTAGCATCAGTGACTTTTCGCAGATCATGCACGATCTGGAGCTAAATAAAAATATCTGGAAGAGCTAAATGCCAGAAAAGAAAAAGCTCAAAGAGGGCGACATATTTTACGTCTATAATGATTACTACAAGAGATATTTCTTTGGTAAGATCTTAGTTGATATCATGAACCGTTTTATAAAGCGAGCAAATGAGGGGCTTCTTTGGCCGCTTGATTTTTTTAGTGATTGCTACTTGGTTGCTGTTTATAAAGATATAGTAGATACACCAGTGCTAAAAAGCCGTGAATTTATCATCCCGGGAAGCTTCATCTACAAAAG
This genomic stretch from Campylobacter concisus harbors:
- a CDS encoding DUF3137 domain-containing protein; the protein is MQADELKGIDLSDLDELEKERLAMGQKAFKMIVYGFLGIIVATGFLASLHLGNLFFFLLIGGVFYLSKTINGLKNELVAKFKQKVVGVIVKNYGLNFSANGGLSLNDFLKIYDADVNRHYAEDMIYGQIDNTQFKLCDFYAAKEVKGEKNTTTTVKFQGILLKAEFKKELNATIYVCDKKRTSDLRSDGEQATMDNPKFNELFKTYTTDQIAARYALTPKLMENLSRLRTKFNAPLSAVFLKNEIYIAIDLRKDSFEPDLKKPINSNESVQNYISSISDFSQIMHDLELNKNIWKS
- a CDS encoding fumarate hydratase, which produces MRTVNVKDIKETVAKLCKQACYVVTPDLKAAFTKAQTTESSSLGKDILGKILQNAKLAEEGVAPICQDTGMTVVFVEIGQDVHIEGGYIEDAINEGVAKGYTEGYLRKSVVAEPLFERKNTTNNTPAVIHTRIVPGDKFKIKVAPKGFGSENKSVLKMLVPADGIEGVKKVFLEAVKYAGPNACPPMTIGVGIGGTMDKAALLAKQAAVRPVDSKNADARYAKLEDELLELASKTGVGPQGLGGDTTAIKVNVEWYPTHIAGLPVAININCHAARHADAEL
- a CDS encoding LemA family protein, with protein sequence MNSLVIVILVVAVIFVFFISLYNSLVAKQNQVKSVEAGIDAQLKRRYDLIPNLVATAKEYMVHEKSLLENITALRESARSASTNEEKFELNNKISGLLNGLRVSVENYPDLKANQNLLHIQSTLNEVEEQISAARRAYNSAVEIYNNATQMFPSNIVASMFGFHKDVFFDIPENEAAAPNVGDLFKK
- a CDS encoding Fe-S-containing hydro-lyase, whose translation is MSEVKRITAPFDKEVVKSLKAGDNVLISGTIIAARDAAHKALTEALARGEKLPVELKGETIYYVGPTPAKPNQAIGAAGPTTSGRMDKYTPTMINKVGINGMIGKGYRNDAVVDAMKKSCCVYMVAIGGIGAVISQSIKKYEVLAYPELGPEAVARLTVEDFPAIVAIDCEGNNFYEVGQAPYKKI